In Bosea vestrisii, the following are encoded in one genomic region:
- a CDS encoding COX15/CtaA family protein: MTIALDQPAVSAAANHAGIRRWLWAVAFLVFVMVVVGGATRLTGSGLSITEWRPVTGALPPLGDAAWALEFEKYRLSPQYQLLNTGMELADFKFIYWWEWGHRQLGRFIGLLYLAGFFVVLLRRSMPWRETAILFGMGLLLGLQGTIGWIMVASGLQPGMIAVAPVKLTLHLTFAGFFFASVIAFATWLTPLRRIEPARDRAAAWFLLLLLFAQVALGGLVAGSKAGFTFNTWPLMDGALVPSPATLFAGTPVWENFVDNVALVQFNHRLGAYLLFAFALWHMLSLRRVAPGSGAAKRATVIAGLVLAQSALGVVTLLLVVPLWAGLAHQALGFTVLAMGVVHVTRTQQAAS, translated from the coding sequence GTGACGATCGCGCTCGATCAGCCTGCCGTTTCGGCCGCTGCGAACCATGCCGGCATCCGCCGCTGGCTCTGGGCGGTCGCCTTCCTCGTCTTCGTCATGGTCGTGGTCGGCGGCGCGACGCGGCTGACCGGCTCCGGCCTCTCGATCACCGAATGGCGCCCCGTCACCGGTGCGCTCCCGCCGCTGGGCGATGCCGCCTGGGCGCTCGAATTCGAGAAGTACCGCCTGAGCCCGCAATACCAGCTCCTGAACACGGGCATGGAGCTCGCCGACTTCAAGTTCATCTATTGGTGGGAATGGGGCCATCGCCAGCTCGGCCGCTTCATCGGGCTGCTCTATCTCGCCGGCTTCTTCGTCGTGCTGCTGCGGCGGTCGATGCCCTGGCGCGAAACGGCGATCCTGTTCGGCATGGGCCTGCTGCTCGGCCTGCAGGGCACGATCGGCTGGATCATGGTCGCCTCGGGCTTGCAGCCCGGCATGATCGCGGTCGCTCCGGTCAAGCTGACGCTGCACCTCACCTTCGCCGGCTTCTTTTTCGCCAGCGTCATCGCTTTCGCGACCTGGCTGACGCCGCTGCGCCGGATCGAGCCGGCACGGGACAGGGCGGCCGCCTGGTTCCTCCTCCTGCTGCTTTTCGCGCAAGTCGCGCTCGGCGGGCTCGTCGCCGGTTCCAAGGCCGGCTTCACCTTCAACACCTGGCCATTGATGGACGGGGCGCTGGTGCCCTCGCCCGCGACCCTGTTCGCCGGCACGCCGGTCTGGGAGAACTTCGTCGACAATGTCGCGCTGGTGCAGTTCAACCATCGCCTCGGCGCCTACCTCCTGTTCGCCTTCGCGCTCTGGCACATGCTGAGTTTGCGCCGTGTCGCGCCGGGCTCAGGCGCCGCCAAGCGCGCCACTGTCATCGCCGGGCTCGTGCTGGCGCAATCTGCGCTCGGCGTCGTGACGCTGCTCCTGGTCGTGCCGCTCTGGGCCGGCCTCGCCCATCAGGCGCTCGGCTTCACCGTACTGGCGATGGGCGTGGTGCATGTGACGCGCACGCAGCAGGCGGCGAGCTGA
- a CDS encoding DUF2842 domain-containing protein — protein MRQTHRKLVGTVVMIVFVCVYALVAMALAQGRITESSKLVQTIAYVVLGLVWVLPLLPLIKWMERKDEA, from the coding sequence ATGAGGCAGACCCATCGCAAGCTCGTCGGCACGGTCGTGATGATCGTCTTCGTCTGCGTCTACGCGCTCGTCGCCATGGCGCTGGCGCAGGGCCGGATCACCGAATCCTCGAAGCTCGTGCAGACGATCGCCTATGTCGTGCTCGGGCTGGTCTGGGTGCTGCCGCTCCTGCCGCTGATCAAGTGGATGGAACGCAAGGACGAGGCCTGA